The DNA region TGTATTAAAATTGGAGTTCAAGATATCAAATGACTGATCTAAAAGTTGAAACATTGAAAATCAGGAAATAATACCCAGAAAATGAGGTGGTATTATATATCTTACGGTACATGCTTTATTATACATAGCAAAGGCAATCCAGACTCCTCCAAATCTTGCTTCTACTGCATCATTTtggttacattttaaaaacatattttaaaaaattaaacaatggtATCTATGTGCAAATGCTTCTTACTTAGCCAGACAGTGGTTGATCCTTAGCAAATCCATAATAAAGCAGCAGTATCAAGCCCTTTTAGGCCAATACACAAACCTTTGGTCTCTGTTCCTCAACTGGATGCTACAGTTCAGAAAAAAGTCTAAGTGGGACAGTTTCTCTTTGAAAAACAGAGATTAAGGGAgtgataaatttataaaatttgctAATGCTAAAAGACCCCTTTACCCTTGTTTTTGCTTAATGAACCATTTTCTCTAACAAATTTCAGAGGCAGATGATAGATTTGTTTTGCCCCCATTAACTTGTGCTTGATAGTGAAAGGGGAAATGAATTCATACAGGCTATTAATGAATTGGATTTGACTATCTGAagtaatgtttaattttaattcaaaaattataTTAACTTACATGAAGTATTATTTTAAGGCATTAAATGTAATTAAGGCATGTTACTACATGTATCACAGCAACAATTTATCACAGTATGTAAAAATTTCCTAAATAATGCTAATTTGTAAGTGTGTAATACTTTTCACCAAAGAACTGCAAAAAGTGCTTTAAAATTTAAGAGGCAAATAGAATCCTTTTAAAAACAGGAGCAGAGACAGGTAGGGTCTGCCTAGGGAAGAAAGCATTCACTTTGACCTATTCCAGTGTGTCAGTGACCAAATGTCAACTTCCCAACCACAACATATAAAAAACCGTCTATTTCTTAGCCTCTATTACAGGAATTATACATTACTTTCCCTGTTTCtacttaaatgtttttaaaaagtctcaaAATGGACTGTTAAGTGCATGCTATCAtaaatagtcatttttttttttgcaactcaTTATTTTGATGGCTCACAGTGAATTTTTTTCAATTGCAAACATCCAATGCTATCATTCATAGTGTTTAACATTAATAACCTTAAAccaaaaattactttaaaaaataaaatgtaagcatAACTGGTCttgaataagaaaaatgatgCATTTTCCAAGTTAAGAACTTCCTAAACacatatttaaattcatttctctGAGCAATGATACAATGTTAGAACAGAAATTACGGACTACTTGCAACATTAACAACTAGCAAGTTTAGGGATTTTTACACACAATCCACTGTAAATggctcaaaaaaagaaaaaagtggggaaaaaaatccacaCACAGCAAATCATCTTCACTCTAAATACTGCCTTTGAAGTGGTTATTGAATTGATTCACTGAATTCCAGATGCCCATGTGATCACTAACACTGTGATTATGAGCTAATTGCTAGGTTTTGTGTTGAGCAGCAAGTGACTGAGAGTTTTGGCTATACAGTTTATGATCATCTTGTTGGTCAAAGTTTATTTCTTTAGTTGGCGCaattccattttccatttctctctgctGTGATGGGGGTGTGATTCCTGAATGCAAATGTGAAGAATCCACTGTTGAATGGTGACTAACATCCACTTTAGCTAAAATTTCATAATACAGCAAATAAAATACTGGTGTTATTATACCTACTATCAACATTATCACTACAGCTGTCCACCACCCTATTCCCCAGTCTGCTCCATAATAGGGATCCCTACGTTGAGTGTTTCTGTTTTCAGGCTCAAAATGTATTTGTTGTGCTGTTAAGGCAGACACCACCTCATTAAGGTTCTCCCTTTTGGTGTCTGTACATTTTACTATTTGTTCTATGTCTCGGTCCACTTCTTTTAAAAAGCTACCAGCTGACtcactggaagaaaggcaatcatTAGCTGGCAAAATTTCCTGTTGTTCTAGAGCATATTGAACAGGTGAAGGACGTGAAGCCTGCCTTCCTTTTGGAGGATAAAGTGTTTCCGTCAGTGAACTAAACTTTTTAACTGGAATTTTGATACACCTAAGGGCAAAAAAATCTTGATCGCTGATGAGATTGTTAACCCTCTTGATATCTGctacctgtaaaaaaaaaaaaaaaaagcaacagttAACTGAATTCCAAATCAAGAGA from Choloepus didactylus isolate mChoDid1 chromosome 13, mChoDid1.pri, whole genome shotgun sequence includes:
- the LYSMD3 gene encoding lysM and putative peptidoglycan-binding domain-containing protein 3 isoform X2, whose product is MSVNQLEGEWRIFDIMAGRKQNRSFPLPGIQSSGQVHAFGNCTDSDVLEEDAEVYELRSRGKEKVRRSTSRDRLDDIIVLTKDIQEGDTLNAIALQYCCTVADIKRVNNLISDQDFFALRCIKIPVKKFSSLTETLYPPKGRQASRPSPVQYALEQQEILPANDCLSSSESAGSFLKEVDRDIEQIVKCTDTKRENLNEVVSALTAQQIHFEPENRNTQRRDPYYGADWGIGWWTAVVIMLIVGIITPVFYLLYYEILAKVDVSHHSTVDSSHLHSGITPPSQQREMENGIAPTKEINFDQQDDHKLYSQNSQSLAAQHKT
- the LYSMD3 gene encoding lysM and putative peptidoglycan-binding domain-containing protein 3 isoform X1, with protein sequence MAGRKQNRSFPLPGIQSSGQVHAFGNCTDSDVLEEDAEVYELRSRGKEKVRRSTSRDRLDDIIVLTKDIQEGDTLNAIALQYCCTVADIKRVNNLISDQDFFALRCIKIPVKKFSSLTETLYPPKGRQASRPSPVQYALEQQEILPANDCLSSSESAGSFLKEVDRDIEQIVKCTDTKRENLNEVVSALTAQQIHFEPENRNTQRRDPYYGADWGIGWWTAVVIMLIVGIITPVFYLLYYEILAKVDVSHHSTVDSSHLHSGITPPSQQREMENGIAPTKEINFDQQDDHKLYSQNSQSLAAQHKT